One segment of Enterobacter ludwigii DNA contains the following:
- a CDS encoding GIY-YIG nuclease family protein — protein sequence MLRCVHLNILNLFTVCWFLYLVRTADNALYTGITTDVARRFLQHQTGKGAKALRGKGELQLAFSAPVGDRSLALRMEYRIKQLTKRQKERLVTGDGSFEALRESLIKSD from the coding sequence ATGCTAAGGTGCGTTCACCTTAACATACTGAATCTGTTTACCGTGTGCTGGTTTCTCTATCTTGTTCGTACCGCCGATAACGCCCTGTACACCGGGATTACTACCGATGTGGCGCGGCGTTTTCTGCAACATCAAACGGGGAAAGGTGCCAAAGCGCTGCGGGGGAAAGGGGAATTACAGCTCGCCTTTTCAGCGCCCGTTGGCGACAGATCGCTGGCGCTCAGAATGGAATACCGCATTAAGCAACTGACGAAGCGTCAGAAAGAGCGCCTCGTCACCGGAGACGGCTCCTTTGAGGCGCTTCGCGAGAGCCTGATTAAAAGCGATTGA